The following are encoded together in the Camelus ferus isolate YT-003-E chromosome 30, BCGSAC_Cfer_1.0, whole genome shotgun sequence genome:
- the MBD1 gene encoding methyl-CpG-binding domain protein 1 isoform X21, with protein sequence MAEDWLDCPALGPGWKRREVFRKSGATCGRSDTYYQSPTGDRIRSKVELTRYLGPACDLTLFDFKQGILCYPAPKAQSSHSVAIPSRKRKKASRPAKARKRQVGPQKSEVRKEAPGDETKADADTAPASLPAPGCCENCGISFSGDGTRRQRLKTLCKDCRAQRIAFNREQRKFKRVGCGECAACQVTEDCGACSTCLLQLPHDVASGLFCKCERRRCLRIVERSRGCGVCRGCQTREDCGRCRVCLRPPRPGLRRQWRCVQRRCLRHLAHRLRRHHQRCQRRPPLAVAPPAGKHGRRRGGCDAKVAPRRRPRAQPPPPPPPSQPPESPEPQPYTNRRQNRKCGACAACLRRMDCGHCDFCCDKPKFGGSNQKRQKCRWRQCLQFAMKRLLPSVWAESEDGAGPPPPYPRRKRPGSTRRPCLGQTLKPPLVTPTARPDHAQTPVKQEAGSGFVLPPPGTDLVFLREGASSPVQVPGPAPASTEALLQAT encoded by the exons ATGGCTGAGGACTGGCTGgactgcccagccctgggccccggCTGGAAGCGCCGTGAGGTCTTTCGCAAGTCAGGTGCCACCTGTGGACGCTCAGACACTTATTACCAGAG ccccacaggagACAGGATCCGAAGCAAAGTTGAGCTGACCCGGTACCTGGGCCCTGCATGCGACCTCACCCTCTTTGACTTCAAACAAGGCATCCTGTGCTATCCAGCACCCAAG GCCCAGTCCTCTCATTCCGTGGCCATCCCCAGCAGGAAGCGGAAGAAGGCTTCGAGGCCAGCCAAGGCTCGGAAACGTCAGGTTGGACCCCAGAAGAGTGAGGTCAGGAAGGAGGCCCCAGGGGATGAGACCAAGGCTGATGCTGACACAGCCCCAGCTTCACTTCCTGCACCTGG GTGCTGTGAGAACTGTGGAATCAGCTTCTCAGGGGATGGTACCCGAAGGCAGCGGCTCAAGACATTGTGCAAGGACTGCCGAG CACAGAGAATTGCTTTTAACCGGGAGCAGAGGAAGTTTAAG CGTGTGGGCTGCGGGGAGTGTGCGGCCTGCCAGGTAACGGAAGACTGTGGGGCCTGCTCCACCTGCCTTCTGCAGTTGCCCCATGATGTGGCCTCGGGGCTCTTCTGCAAGTGTGAGCGAAGACGGTGCCTCCGGATTGTGGAAAGG AGCCGAGGGTGTGGAGTATGCCGGGGCTGTCAGACCCGAGAGGACTGTGGCCGTTGTCGAGTCTGCCTTCGCCCTCCCCGCCCCGGTCTCAGGCGCCAGTGGAGGTGCGTCCAGCGGCGTTGCCTGCGG CACCTTGCCCACCGTCTCCGTCGTCACCATCAGCGATGTCAACGACGCCCTCCCCTAGCTGTGGCTCCCCCTGCT GGTAAACATGGCCGCCGCAGGGGAGGCTGCGACGCTAAGGTGGCTCCCCGGCGGCGCCCCCGAGCCCAGCCACCGCCTCCACCTCCCCCGTCACAGCCTCCAGAGTCTCCAGAGCCG CAGCCTTACACAAACCGCCGGCAGAACCGCAAGTGTGGGGCCTGTGCAGCTTGCCTGCGGCGCATGGACTGTGGCCATTGCGACTTCTGCTGTGACAAGCCCAAATTTGGGGGCAGCAACCAGAAGCGCCAGAAGTGTCGCTGGCGCCAGTGCCTGCAGTTTGCTATG AAGCGGCTCCTGCCAAGTGTCTGGGCAGAGTCCGAGGATGGGGCAGGGCCGCCCCCGCCGTACCCTCGTCGAAAGAGGCCTGGCTCTACTCGAAGGCCCTGTTTGGGTCAAACCTTGAAGCCTCCCTTGGTCACACCCACAGCCCGACCAGACCATGCCCAGACTCCAGtgaagcaggaagcaggcagtGGTTTTGTGCTGCCCCCACCTGGCACCGACCTTGTGTTCTTACGGGAGGGTGCAAGCAGTCCTGTGCAGGTGCCTGGCCCGGCCCCAGCTTCCACAGAAGCTCTGTTGCAG